The following are encoded together in the Campylobacter devanensis genome:
- the prmC gene encoding peptide chain release factor N(5)-glutamine methyltransferase, with amino-acid sequence MNLAKEFGNRFAYLLMEFHLKKSREWIFLHLNDELAKKDKFIELLDRYKNGEPLEYIFGSCEFMGRDFEVGQGVLIPRFETEILIEKALEIASKFNAPRIAEIGVGSGIISISLALELKNAKIIATDISLDALKYAKINKEKFQVDIELIESNYLDKVNGDFDIIISNPPYIAANYPLDKWVLSEPKTALIGGQIGDEILKDIINLAKSRAKYLICEMGYDQRESMKNYLDKLDFQSEFYTDLAGLDRGFVAYNKGK; translated from the coding sequence TTGAACTTAGCCAAGGAATTTGGCAATCGTTTTGCGTACTTATTAATGGAGTTTCATTTAAAAAAAAGTAGAGAGTGGATATTTTTACATTTAAATGATGAGTTGGCTAAAAAAGATAAATTTATAGAATTATTAGATAGATATAAAAATGGAGAGCCATTAGAGTATATTTTTGGTTCTTGTGAGTTTATGGGAAGAGATTTTGAGGTAGGGCAGGGAGTTTTAATCCCAAGATTTGAGACTGAGATTTTGATAGAAAAAGCCCTAGAGATAGCTAGTAAATTTAATGCACCAAGGATTGCTGAGATTGGTGTTGGGAGTGGAATTATTAGTATATCTTTAGCCTTAGAGCTTAAAAATGCTAAAATAATTGCTACTGATATTAGCTTAGATGCACTCAAGTATGCTAAGATAAATAAAGAGAAATTTCAAGTCGATATAGAGCTAATAGAGTCAAATTATCTTGATAAAGTTAATGGTGATTTTGATATTATTATCTCTAATCCGCCATATATTGCAGCCAATTATCCGCTGGATAAATGGGTTTTAAGTGAGCCAAAAACAGCATTAATAGGTGGTCAAATTGGTGATGAGATATTAAAAGATATTATTAATCTAGCAAAATCTAGAGCTAAATATTTAATTTGCGAAATGGGCTATGATCAAAGAGAATCTATGAAAAATTATCTTGATAAGCTTGATTTTCAAAGTGAATTTTATACCGATTTAGCTGGATTAGATCGTGGGTTTGTAGCTTATAATAAAGGAAAATAA
- a CDS encoding M48 family metallopeptidase, which translates to MLEILITLYALFTIYRVVLSILQINYIKRCKEPVVLPEAEFHNAAIVAIQKQKFEIIHNIFLFITVAIWSVWGASALASSLSGIEMVIVRDALLVALFLVIGAVINLPFEIYSKFVMDKKFGFCNSTVGLFAMDFIKTIIMIFVFGFGVSWILLNCYEFLGQSWWIWAFAISFGLILLVNLIYPTIIAPIFNKITPLQNDELNLAINNLLNSCGFKSSGIYSMDASKRDNRLNAYFGGLGATKRVVLFDTLINKLDKNEIIAVLGHELGHFKHKDIIKNIALMGAVLFGFFAIFGNIPVNIYTALGLEQSGGGLFIFFLLYSSLFMVVVEPLISTFSRSHEFGADEFGANKTNKEYMISALKKLGKENKSFPLSHPFYSFVYHSHPTLFERLKRLENL; encoded by the coding sequence ATGCTTGAAATTTTAATTACTTTGTATGCTTTATTTACAATTTATAGAGTGGTTTTAAGTATCTTACAGATAAATTACATTAAAAGATGTAAGGAGCCAGTAGTATTGCCTGAGGCAGAATTTCATAATGCCGCAATCGTAGCAATACAAAAGCAAAAATTTGAGATAATTCATAATATTTTTCTATTTATTACTGTAGCTATATGGAGCGTATGGGGCGCTAGTGCTTTGGCTTCTAGCCTTAGTGGTATAGAGATGGTTATAGTAAGAGATGCTTTGCTTGTTGCTTTATTTTTAGTCATTGGGGCAGTAATTAACCTACCTTTTGAGATATATAGTAAATTTGTAATGGATAAGAAATTTGGCTTTTGCAATAGCACAGTTGGGCTTTTTGCTATGGATTTTATTAAAACTATAATAATGATTTTTGTATTTGGGTTTGGAGTTTCATGGATTTTATTAAATTGCTATGAGTTTTTAGGGCAGAGCTGGTGGATATGGGCTTTTGCGATTAGTTTTGGATTAATTTTGTTAGTAAATTTGATATATCCGACAATTATTGCTCCAATATTTAATAAGATTACTCCATTGCAAAATGATGAGTTAAATTTAGCTATAAATAATCTATTAAACTCATGTGGATTTAAAAGTAGTGGTATATATAGTATGGATGCTAGTAAAAGAGATAATAGATTAAATGCTTATTTTGGTGGGCTTGGAGCGACTAAGAGAGTAGTATTATTTGATACATTAATAAACAAACTTGATAAAAATGAGATTATAGCAGTTCTTGGCCATGAGCTTGGCCACTTCAAACATAAAGATATAATTAAAAATATAGCCTTAATGGGTGCGGTTTTATTTGGTTTTTTTGCAATTTTTGGAAATATTCCAGTTAATATTTATACCGCACTTGGATTAGAACAAAGTGGTGGCGGATTGTTTATCTTTTTCTTGCTATACTCTTCACTTTTTATGGTGGTTGTAGAGCCTTTAATATCGACATTTTCTAGGTCGCATGAATTTGGCGCTGATGAATTTGGCGCTAATAAAACTAATAAAGAGTATATGATATCAGCTCTTAAAAAACTTGGTAAAGAAAATAAATCTTTTCCACTTTCTCATCCATTTTATAGTTTTGTATATCATTCACATCCAACCCTATTTGAGAGGCTAAAGCGTCTTGAGAATTTGTGA
- a CDS encoding LPS-assembly protein LptD produces the protein MRIRLLAFAGLLCGELLANIENVEFLASDVQKDGDIISASGNVLLYSQNYLASADSAKYDQKSNIIELFGNVNLMRGEYEASRSEYARINLTTNEMSFDRSFAIDKKKEIWLQSNESCSSDEMLSVKNAIVSSCNVSDPDWHIGFSSGELNKQSKFLHLYNPVFYVKNTPVMYLPYFGFSTDKTRRTGLLTPQLSYSGDEGLVYLQPIYVAEYNEWDLEFDPQIRTNRGVGLYSTFRFADSPYSNGYIRSGIFNERSEYKNRENLKNKQHRGIELGYDRDRLISYLIDGDFKEGLWLEFVNLNDIDYLNLRGRDGSSHASLVESRLNYFIATDNHYLGTYAKYYIDTAKIGTKYGNDDTLQELPKVQYHSFFNTFIVPNLTYSFDVKYHNYTREIGASANQYEIDIPLGLQFGLFDDYVNLYISENLYASHVDYNRAKYYDGNDFYNNHYDDIINHYHRILLENDMSRAFSSFYHTINFKFDYIKPGYNNGDINEKLLKYYMIKDGATYDPNNLALFEDNFIDRVSNSFTTERITFDGTQFFYDVNGQKVLRHSVKESYDFDRDEFESFENRINLYYGNFDFGNKIEYSHLDHDIAKIQTGISYSGTKIATRIWHTYDKNFYDGDAYDKESYLSGNASLKLPYNYEIFAGVDYDLQRDYTKMWQGGIHYKRKCWDYSLIYKEDIEPKNTSAGLESKKSQGVYLYFSFYPLGDVGYDFSIEQDNKATN, from the coding sequence ATGCGTATTAGATTACTAGCATTTGCTGGGCTTTTATGTGGCGAGCTTTTGGCCAATATAGAAAATGTCGAATTTTTAGCTAGTGATGTGCAAAAAGATGGCGATATAATCAGTGCTAGTGGTAATGTTTTGTTATATTCACAAAACTACTTAGCTAGTGCTGATAGTGCAAAGTATGACCAAAAAAGTAATATTATAGAGCTATTTGGTAACGTAAATTTAATGCGTGGTGAGTATGAAGCCAGCCGCTCAGAATATGCTAGAATCAATCTTACAACTAATGAAATGAGCTTTGATAGAAGCTTTGCAATTGACAAGAAAAAAGAGATTTGGCTCCAAAGTAATGAGAGTTGTAGTTCTGATGAGATGCTAAGTGTTAAAAATGCTATTGTATCTAGTTGTAATGTTAGCGATCCAGATTGGCATATAGGATTTAGTAGCGGTGAATTAAATAAACAAAGCAAATTTTTACATCTTTACAATCCTGTATTTTATGTTAAAAACACCCCTGTGATGTATCTACCATATTTTGGTTTTAGCACTGATAAGACTAGAAGAACTGGACTTTTAACTCCACAGTTGTCATATAGTGGAGATGAAGGACTGGTGTATTTACAGCCAATTTATGTGGCTGAGTATAATGAATGGGATTTAGAATTTGACCCGCAAATCCGTACAAATAGAGGGGTTGGGCTATATTCAACTTTTAGATTTGCTGATTCACCGTACTCTAATGGATATATTCGTTCCGGAATATTTAATGAGAGAAGTGAGTATAAAAATCGTGAGAATTTAAAAAATAAACAGCATCGTGGAATTGAGTTAGGCTATGATAGAGATAGATTAATTAGTTATTTAATTGATGGTGATTTTAAAGAGGGCTTGTGGCTTGAATTTGTAAATCTAAATGATATTGATTATTTAAATTTACGTGGTAGAGATGGATCTAGTCATGCCTCACTAGTAGAATCTAGATTAAATTATTTTATTGCTACAGATAATCACTATCTAGGTACATATGCTAAATACTATATTGATACGGCAAAAATCGGTACAAAATATGGTAATGATGATACGCTTCAAGAGCTACCAAAGGTGCAATATCATAGCTTTTTTAATACCTTTATAGTGCCAAATTTGACTTATTCATTTGATGTTAAATATCATAATTACACTAGAGAAATTGGTGCAAGTGCTAATCAATATGAGATTGATATTCCTTTGGGATTACAGTTTGGATTATTTGATGATTATGTAAATTTATATATTAGTGAGAATTTATACGCTTCACATGTTGATTATAACAGAGCAAAGTACTATGATGGCAATGATTTTTACAATAATCATTATGATGATATAATTAACCATTATCATAGAATCTTGTTAGAAAATGATATGTCAAGGGCATTTAGCAGCTTTTATCATACTATAAATTTTAAATTTGATTATATTAAACCAGGGTATAATAATGGTGATATCAACGAAAAGCTATTAAAGTATTATATGATAAAAGATGGCGCAACCTATGATCCAAATAATCTAGCACTATTTGAAGATAACTTTATCGATAGAGTTTCAAATAGCTTTACAACTGAGCGAATAACATTTGATGGAACTCAATTTTTTTACGATGTTAATGGCCAAAAAGTGCTAAGACACAGCGTAAAAGAGAGCTATGATTTTGATAGAGATGAGTTTGAGAGTTTTGAGAATCGAATAAATCTATATTATGGTAATTTTGATTTTGGTAATAAAATAGAATATTCGCATTTAGACCATGATATCGCAAAGATTCAAACCGGTATATCATATAGCGGAACTAAAATTGCTACTAGAATCTGGCATACATATGATAAAAACTTTTATGATGGCGATGCATATGATAAGGAGAGCTATCTAAGTGGCAATGCAAGTTTAAAACTTCCATATAATTATGAGATATTTGCAGGTGTGGATTATGATCTGCAAAGGGATTATACTAAAATGTGGCAAGGCGGTATCCACTATAAAAGAAAATGCTGGGATTATAGCTTAATTTATAAAGAAGATATCGAACCGAAAAATACTAGCGCTGGATTAGAGTCTAAAAAAAGCCAGGGCGTGTATCTATATTTTAGCTTCTATCCATTAGGGGATGTTGGATATGATTTTTCCATTGAACAAGATAATAAGGCCACAAATTGA
- a CDS encoding sodium-dependent transporter, whose amino-acid sequence MVENRQTWSSRLTYILAVAGATIGFGATWRFPYLVGQNGGGAYVLIFCIAMIVIGIPMILAENAIGRRLHINSVDAFGGYANGKKVNPLWKIVGWMGICGAFGIMAYYMVIGGWVLDYIYNIIVGGFDISQPISAAVTAEFYETNIINSPLAIGIMTAIFVLINYIILVKGAVDGIEKAAKYLMPLLFILMLAMVARNVTLDGAIEGIKFYLTPDFSKITMKLFIDVLGQVFFALSLGFGVMITLSSFLRKDEDLIKTSVITGVVNTVIAVVAGFMIFPSLFTFGISPDSGPSLVFKSLPIVFSSMFAGQIMAIAFFGLLMIAALTTSLPIYEVIITVLEEKFKIKRHNAIVLVLSVIFVVGNIPSLMATNILSDITIFGKNIFDAYDAISATIFFVLTSLFCALFVGWVLKDEAKAEIMYGTKSSKTIVNMWFYYVKFVIPFIILVVFISSFYNNFLK is encoded by the coding sequence ATGGTAGAAAATAGACAAACTTGGAGTTCTAGACTTACATATATTTTAGCTGTTGCGGGTGCTACTATCGGCTTTGGCGCTACTTGGCGTTTTCCATATTTAGTAGGCCAAAATGGCGGTGGTGCTTATGTTCTTATATTTTGTATAGCGATGATTGTTATTGGCATTCCAATGATTTTAGCTGAAAATGCCATAGGTAGAAGACTACATATCAACTCAGTAGATGCATTTGGTGGTTACGCAAATGGTAAAAAAGTAAATCCATTGTGGAAAATTGTCGGATGGATGGGGATTTGTGGCGCCTTTGGTATTATGGCGTATTATATGGTAATTGGCGGTTGGGTGTTAGATTATATATATAATATTATTGTTGGTGGATTTGATATTTCACAGCCAATTAGTGCTGCTGTAACAGCTGAATTTTATGAGACAAATATTATTAATTCGCCACTTGCTATTGGTATTATGACAGCTATTTTTGTGCTTATTAATTATATTATATTAGTAAAAGGTGCAGTAGATGGAATAGAAAAGGCCGCTAAATATCTAATGCCATTACTATTTATATTGATGCTAGCTATGGTTGCTAGGAATGTCACACTTGATGGAGCTATTGAAGGTATTAAATTCTATCTTACGCCTGATTTTAGTAAAATAACTATGAAGCTATTTATCGATGTTTTAGGTCAAGTTTTCTTTGCATTATCGCTTGGATTTGGGGTTATGATTACACTTTCTAGCTTTTTAAGAAAGGATGAAGATCTTATAAAAACCTCAGTAATTACTGGGGTTGTAAATACCGTAATTGCCGTAGTAGCTGGATTTATGATATTTCCATCTTTATTTACTTTTGGAATTTCTCCTGATAGTGGACCAAGTTTGGTATTTAAGAGTTTACCAATAGTATTTTCTAGTATGTTTGCTGGTCAGATTATGGCTATTGCATTTTTTGGGCTACTTATGATTGCGGCACTTACTACTTCGTTGCCAATTTATGAGGTTATTATTACTGTTTTAGAAGAAAAATTTAAAATTAAACGCCATAATGCTATTGTGTTAGTACTTAGTGTAATTTTTGTAGTTGGCAATATCCCTTCTTTGATGGCGACAAATATCCTATCAGATATTACAATTTTTGGTAAAAATATATTTGATGCTTATGATGCTATTAGTGCTACTATATTTTTTGTGCTGACTTCTTTGTTTTGTGCGCTTTTTGTTGGTTGGGTGCTAAAAGATGAGGCTAAAGCTGAGATAATGTATGGAACGAAAAGCTCAAAAACTATTGTAAATATGTGGTTTTATTATGTTAAATTTGTAATTCCATTTATAATCTTAGTTGTATTTATTAGTAGTTTTTATAATAATTTTTTAAAGTGA
- a CDS encoding uracil-DNA glycosylase family protein, which produces MDKNYTIYKLETLRAMGFKFVSFDEILPHKISEFNSLKLLNTQIKSCNLCQLCKSRTNAVIGSGNISSGVVFVFDSPNVRSDKNGLCTPDDSLLRYLNLAGLNANEIYFTYILKCINKQNNWYYNDICTKFFDQELAIIKPKFIVSFGLNCFKELAKNGSFESHRGGIYRLKNSLYMPTFDNAWIDKNPSKANEFIADLKKIKGYL; this is translated from the coding sequence ATGGACAAAAATTATACCATTTACAAGCTTGAGACATTGCGTGCAATGGGTTTTAAATTTGTTAGCTTTGATGAGATTTTACCACATAAAATATCTGAGTTTAACTCTTTAAAGCTATTAAATACACAAATAAAAAGCTGTAATCTTTGCCAGCTATGCAAAAGCCGAACTAACGCAGTCATTGGTAGTGGAAATATTAGTAGTGGTGTAGTTTTTGTGTTTGATAGTCCAAATGTTAGAAGCGATAAAAATGGTCTTTGTACTCCTGATGATTCGCTTTTGCGATATTTAAATTTAGCTGGACTTAACGCAAATGAGATATATTTTACATATATTTTAAAATGTATTAATAAGCAGAATAATTGGTATTATAATGATATTTGTACAAAGTTTTTTGACCAAGAACTTGCAATCATTAAACCTAAGTTTATTGTAAGCTTTGGATTAAATTGTTTTAAAGAACTAGCTAAAAATGGCTCATTTGAGAGCCATAGAGGTGGCATTTATAGACTTAAAAATTCACTTTATATGCCGACTTTTGATAACGCTTGGATAGACAAAAATCCTAGTAAAGCTAATGAGTTTATAGCAGATTTAAAAAAAATAAAAGGATATTTATGA
- a CDS encoding DUF4149 domain-containing protein, with protein sequence MVKFRSFYLLLLGICIGAELAIGIFMAPVIFYPSQYIGEGVLSHYQSGQLMTQVFLKYNVMLIFISSLIFLFEIINLKNSESFNYKISAFFLALIITLLAMSFVFYFTPYILQAQKIGAEATATAEFASMHKASEFVMKAMILAQVALFFIRVRKES encoded by the coding sequence ATGGTTAAATTTAGAAGTTTTTATCTGCTTTTGCTTGGTATTTGTATTGGTGCTGAGCTTGCTATTGGGATATTTATGGCGCCTGTGATATTTTATCCATCGCAATATATTGGCGAAGGAGTTTTGAGCCACTATCAAAGCGGTCAATTAATGACTCAAGTATTTTTAAAATATAATGTGATGTTGATATTTATCTCATCGCTAATTTTTCTTTTTGAGATTATTAATTTGAAAAATAGTGAGAGTTTTAATTATAAAATTAGTGCGTTTTTCTTAGCACTTATTATAACTCTTTTGGCTATGTCGTTTGTATTTTATTTCACGCCATATATTCTTCAAGCTCAAAAAATCGGCGCTGAAGCGACTGCTACGGCTGAATTTGCTAGTATGCATAAAGCTAGTGAATTTGTGATGAAAGCAATGATCTTGGCTCAAGTGGCGCTATTTTTCATTAGGGTGCGTAAGGAGAGTTAA
- a CDS encoding phosphoribosyltransferase family protein, whose amino-acid sequence MISPNDLKFQDELDAASKLLDVLPHNELISGDFVVVCSSLDSVVLANAIANELDLSYELFFSERLYAPNNPECEIAIVSETEEIVYNSELVNAFDISLDFIYGEAHRKYEEKILKNVYKYRKGKLLENLQGRNILLVDLGCQTGITALVCIKSLINLNVKSITYGTPLIAADILSYFNTLVDSLYYAKKISNFVDVDFYYNSRVAVESAMSILEDSPHYLPLQKIQKSKEI is encoded by the coding sequence TTGATAAGCCCAAATGATCTTAAATTTCAAGATGAACTAGATGCAGCAAGTAAATTGTTAGATGTATTGCCACATAATGAGTTAATATCTGGCGATTTTGTTGTAGTTTGTTCATCTTTAGATAGTGTTGTTTTGGCTAATGCTATTGCTAATGAGCTAGATCTTAGTTATGAGCTGTTTTTTAGTGAGAGACTTTATGCGCCAAATAATCCTGAGTGTGAAATTGCTATAGTTAGCGAGACTGAGGAGATTGTTTATAACAGTGAATTGGTTAATGCTTTTGATATAAGCTTAGATTTTATTTATGGTGAAGCACACCGTAAATATGAGGAAAAAATTTTAAAAAATGTTTATAAATATCGTAAAGGTAAGCTTTTAGAAAATCTTCAAGGTAGAAATATTTTATTAGTTGATTTAGGATGTCAAACGGGTATTACAGCACTTGTATGCATTAAATCGTTAATAAATTTAAATGTAAAATCTATAACATATGGCACTCCACTTATAGCAGCTGATATATTATCATACTTTAATACCTTGGTTGATAGTTTATATTATGCTAAAAAGATAAGCAATTTTGTGGATGTAGATTTTTATTACAATTCTAGAGTTGCAGTAGAGTCGGCTATGTCTATTTTAGAAGATAGTCCGCACTATTTACCACTACAAAAAATACAAAAATCAAAGGAGATATAA
- a CDS encoding YbgC/FadM family acyl-CoA thioesterase, whose amino-acid sequence MGLKVRIYYEDTDSGGIVYHSNYIKFCERARSEIVFASGIEFNDSRHFVVTKLEAHYLKPAVLGDILDVQTKLVKVGSVSLTLAQDIYKVANIKGECERELIFRAKVIVGFISDGKLSRLEPEFARVFGQLNEH is encoded by the coding sequence ATGGGATTAAAGGTTAGAATTTATTACGAAGATACAGATAGTGGTGGGATAGTATATCATAGCAATTATATTAAATTTTGTGAGCGTGCTAGAAGTGAGATAGTATTTGCTTCTGGAATTGAATTTAATGATAGTCGCCACTTTGTAGTTACAAAGCTTGAAGCACACTATTTAAAACCTGCTGTTTTAGGAGATATATTAGATGTTCAAACCAAGCTTGTCAAGGTTGGCAGTGTAAGTTTAACCCTAGCTCAAGATATATATAAAGTAGCAAACATTAAAGGAGAGTGTGAGCGTGAATTGATATTTCGTGCAAAGGTTATAGTAGGGTTTATTAGCGATGGAAAGCTCTCTAGACTTGAGCCAGAATTTGCTAGAGTTTTTGGCCAGTTAAATGAACATTAA
- the purD gene encoding phosphoribosylamine--glycine ligase produces MNILIIGSGGREYAIGLRLTQDNQTHNLFFSPGNGATANLGQNVDIKDFNDLAKFALENKIELTIVGPENALSDGVVDIFKANNLTIFGPSRAAARLESSKAYMKEFLAKNSIRTARFINTNNYDEAAEFIDTLGDIVVVKADGLCAGKGVIIAKSKDEAKTAVKDMLSGESFGAAGKRVVVEEFLGGFELSFFAICDGNSFVSLPVAQDHKRLLSGDEGPNTGGMGAYAPSPLANEELIKRVEKEVVEPTLKGMQAENAPFCGVLFVGLMVVNDVPYVLEFNVRFGDPECEVLMPLIRGELGEILHGAALGKLSKFELENEIAVGVVLASKDYPYKSSPAAKISVENIPQNSHIAYAGVSLEGGKLYATGGRVLVAVGKGTSVKEARDRAYELAKNIQFDGMQYRDDIGYQAL; encoded by the coding sequence ATGAATATTCTCATTATTGGAAGTGGCGGTAGAGAGTACGCCATTGGACTTAGATTAACTCAAGATAACCAAACACATAATCTTTTTTTCTCGCCAGGTAATGGAGCAACTGCAAATTTGGGTCAAAATGTAGATATTAAAGATTTTAATGATCTTGCTAAATTCGCACTTGAAAATAAAATAGAACTTACTATAGTTGGTCCTGAAAATGCTTTAAGCGATGGTGTGGTTGATATCTTTAAAGCTAATAATTTAACTATTTTTGGTCCATCACGTGCTGCTGCAAGATTAGAGAGTTCAAAAGCATATATGAAGGAATTTTTAGCCAAAAATAGCATAAGAACAGCAAGATTTATAAATACTAATAATTATGACGAAGCGGCTGAATTTATTGATACCTTAGGCGATATAGTTGTAGTAAAAGCAGATGGGTTATGTGCTGGAAAGGGTGTAATAATTGCTAAGAGCAAAGATGAGGCTAAGACTGCTGTAAAAGATATGTTAAGCGGGGAAAGTTTTGGTGCAGCTGGTAAGAGAGTTGTAGTAGAAGAGTTTTTAGGTGGATTTGAGCTTAGTTTTTTTGCTATTTGTGATGGAAATAGCTTCGTCTCACTTCCAGTAGCACAAGATCATAAAAGATTGCTAAGCGGCGATGAAGGCCCAAATACTGGTGGAATGGGTGCTTATGCACCAAGCCCATTAGCCAATGAAGAGCTAATAAAAAGAGTAGAAAAAGAGGTAGTAGAACCAACACTTAAAGGAATGCAAGCTGAGAATGCGCCATTTTGCGGGGTATTATTTGTAGGATTAATGGTGGTAAATGATGTGCCATATGTGCTTGAATTTAATGTTAGATTTGGCGATCCAGAGTGTGAGGTTTTAATGCCATTAATTCGTGGTGAGCTAGGTGAGATTTTGCACGGTGCAGCACTTGGAAAATTAAGTAAATTTGAACTAGAAAATGAGATTGCTGTAGGCGTGGTGCTAGCTAGTAAAGATTATCCATATAAAAGCAGTCCAGCAGCTAAAATAAGCGTAGAAAATATTCCACAAAACTCGCATATAGCATATGCTGGAGTGTCGTTAGAAGGCGGTAAATTATATGCAACAGGTGGTAGAGTACTAGTAGCTGTAGGTAAAGGAACGAGTGTAAAAGAGGCTAGAGATAGAGCTTATGAACTAGCTAAAAATATTCAATTTGATGGTATGCAATACCGTGATGATATCGGATATCAGGCGCTTTAA
- a CDS encoding GNAT family N-acetyltransferase, giving the protein MYKIRPAKKDDIKDIINLVKELAEYEKMSDRIKFSDELFQNSIFEKKYAHILVCQHSEKIIGYAIYFYTFSSFLGRAGIYLEDLYVQPKFRGNGIGKQFLAILAKKCIDEGLGRLEWECLTWNEPSLEFYYKLGAKNRDEFFHLRLDGKELENLANFIKD; this is encoded by the coding sequence ATGTATAAAATTAGACCAGCTAAAAAAGATGATATCAAAGATATAATTAATCTTGTTAAAGAACTAGCTGAATATGAAAAGATGAGCGATAGGATAAAATTTAGTGATGAATTATTTCAAAATTCTATTTTTGAAAAAAAATACGCTCACATTTTAGTTTGCCAACATAGCGAAAAAATCATAGGATATGCTATATATTTTTATACCTTCTCTAGCTTTCTTGGGCGTGCGGGGATATATTTAGAGGATTTATATGTTCAGCCTAAATTTCGTGGTAATGGTATTGGTAAACAATTTTTAGCCATTCTTGCTAAAAAATGCATTGATGAAGGATTGGGGCGACTAGAGTGGGAGTGTTTGACTTGGAATGAACCAAGCTTAGAGTTTTATTATAAACTTGGTGCTAAAAATAGAGATGAGTTTTTTCATCTTAGACTCGATGGTAAAGAGTTGGAAAATTTAGCAAATTTTATTAAAGATTAA
- a CDS encoding RDD family protein, with the protein MRESLEEKLYRENITIASINKRALAYAIDDVIISVLFMLIYWDYIARASDIGVEATLAAISNLFWQIALMKVAYHTFFIWYYAATPGKMLCKLVCIDTVMLSRPSLSSSFLRACMRLLSETLFYIGFLWALGNSQRQTWQDKLAKTVVCNAY; encoded by the coding sequence ATGAGAGAGAGCTTAGAAGAGAAATTATATAGAGAAAATATTACTATTGCAAGCATAAATAAGAGAGCTCTAGCTTATGCTATCGATGATGTTATCATATCTGTGCTATTTATGTTAATTTATTGGGATTATATCGCTAGAGCCAGTGATATTGGCGTTGAGGCTACATTAGCTGCGATATCAAATTTATTTTGGCAAATTGCGCTTATGAAAGTGGCGTATCATACATTTTTTATCTGGTACTATGCTGCAACTCCTGGTAAAATGTTATGCAAGCTTGTTTGTATAGATACTGTAATGCTATCTAGACCTAGCCTTAGTAGTAGCTTTTTAAGAGCTTGTATGAGGCTTTTGAGCGAGACGCTATTTTATATTGGATTTTTGTGGGCGCTTGGCAATTCTCAGCGGCAAACATGGCAAGATAAATTAGCCAAGACTGTAGTTTGTAATGCGTATTAG